AAAATTACAGGTTCTGCCCCACTTTGCCTGACCAAAGCTGCTAAGGCATACTGATTAGAATCCACAATTTGTCCTGGTTGTAACGGTTTATCAGGTGTTACTAATTCATCGCCTGTGGAAAAAATTGCCACTTTGGGACGGCGGTAAACACTGACTTCAGCACATTGTGCAGCAGCTAATATAGCAATTTCTGGTGCATTTAAAATAATTCCGGCTGGTAGTAATTGTGTCCCGGCTTGGTAATAAGATGCTTTGCGTCTGACAAATTCTTGGGGTTTTGCTGCTGCGAGAATGAAAACGCGGTTTGCTTCCCGGCGGGTTTTCTCCTGCATAATTACAGTATCCGCACCCTGGGGAATCACCGCACCCGTGAAAATCCGCGCCGCTTGTCCCGGTTGAATGGTAGATTTCGGTTGATAGCCGGCGGGAATTTCTTCGACAATTTCCAAAATTTTAGGTACCTCTTCGCTACAGTTTTGCACATCTTCAAAACGTACTGCATAGCCATCCATTGCGGAATTATCCCAATGGGGAAAGTCCAATTTACTGATGACATGTGTGGCGAGAATGCGTCCTGCTGCTGCTAATAAATCTACAACTTCTGTATCCTCTAGAGGTTGCACCAAATTTAAAATAATTGCTTCTGTATCTCTCACTGATAACATGGCTAGTGCCTCTGATTAGATAATTGTAATGATTATTTAAATATCTATCATTTTGATACCTATTTGTCTTGACAACTATAGATTAGTGCTGTCATGTGCAAAATCTCTTCCAATATTAACTTAAGCTACTTCTCTTGGATTAATAAGCAAAAACTAGTATTATATAATACTAGCTACTTAGCATAATTATCTCTGTATTAATTAATACATAGTTCGGACTGAGGAGAGATGAACAGATGAGTGACAGGAAGGAACAGCAAAAAAAACGGACTTCATATAGACAACAAATAGTATCTTTTTTCAGAAGACCTATAACTCGCGTATTAGTTGCATTCATTGGTGCATTTCTTACAATGGGTATAATCTATGGTCTTGAACTAGGGATCTTCCGTACTTAGCGTGCTGAATTTATTAAATAATCAGCTTGAAACCCTTGCAGAGCTAAGATAATAGTCATTATTTTCTGTATTTTATATCATATTGCTAAAAATTAAATTATGAACGCCTGTAAGCCTTACTTTTAAAGCAAATTTATAGACTTTAATTAATAATTAAGCACGCTAAGTACGCAAGAACCACATTTATTCACTCCTTACTCATAAAATAAATTTTTTGCAGCAGAAAATTCACTGATGCACAACAAATATTTCAGGTGATTAAATACACTTCCAGGATAATTTGTGGAGAAAGTTTGTCCCCTGGAATACAAGTGATTAAGTAATTTTGATTGCTAAGACTGATCCATTAAGATTGGGGTAGAACAAACACTCAAAACTAACTTCTAACCTCCATGTGATAAATACTTATTTTTTATGACTATCGAAAAAGTCCGCCAAAAATACTATCCCAAGGCTGAGATTGGACGCCGAGGTATGGCCTTAGCGCTGGATTTCCTTGGTGTTTGGTTAATTAGTTCGCTTTTAGGTAGTGGCGATCTGGGGATTCAATTGATTCAAATTCTGATATTTCTCATCGCCTGGCTAGTTTTGCGGGTGCTAGTAGTGTATAACAATCAAGGACAGAGTTTAGGACGATGGGCTTTTGATTTAAAGGTGCTGGAGGTGGAAGATGGGGAAATCATGGGGAGAATTCCCAGGTTACAAGCCTTGGTGACACGGGAGGCGATAATTGGTGGGGGTGCGCTTTTGGTCTCAATTGCTTTGAGGAACATAATCGCCAATCCCACTGCTATACTTCTAACACTGCCCTTGGCAATTGACTGTGGAGCAGCTTTGTGTCAGGAACCCCACGCCTAAAGGCGGGGGCTTGAAAAAGCCTTAACCTGACCAGACTAAGTTCTTAACTGAACTACGTTAGAGGCAAGAGTTAAAGACCTACCAGGGAATGCGTAGCTAGTTCCCTGCTCTAGAACCGAACGATTAAACAGGCTTAAAGGGGTTAAACTAGTGTCGTTTGGATAGTTACCGACCTCTAACATTGTCGAAGCTAACTTTACTGGAGTAGCAAGGCGATTCCCGGCATATAGGGAAATGGATAAGTACTACTCCTCTGCTTATCCAGCCCCGAAAGGGGGACAGCGAATAAATTCGCCTGCGCCTTACCCCCATGCATGAATGCAGGGGTTTCCACGGCGCGTTCGCGCAGAGCGTCACGAAGTGAAGATTTTGATGATAACCAGTTGCGTCAGGCTTTGCATGACCGCTATTTTGGAACTATCATAGTTTCGTCGCGTCGTGGTTACTCGCTCGATATAAAAATCAAGCGACTACTTGAAACTGTGCGGCAAAATGTGAGAAGATAGTCATTTGTGTTAATTCTCTTCAGGCTTTACAGTTTGTTAAGACTATGGCTAAAAGCAAAGGTGTCCGCATAATAGTGACACTAGAATGTACCGAGTGTCGCACTAACGCTAACAAGCGCTCTCCTGGTGTTAATCGGTATACATCAACCAAAAATCGGCGGAACACGACTAATAGGTTAGAACTCAAAAAGTTCTGTCCTCATTGCAACACACATACAGTTCACAAGGAAATCAAGTAAAAATGAGTTATTTTCGTCGGCGGTTGTCTCCGATTAAGCCAGGAGAACCAATAGATTATAAAGATGTTGATTTGTTGCGTAAGTTTATCACCGAGCGGGGTAAGATACTACCACGCCGGATCACTGGGCTGACATCTCAGCAACAGCGAGATTTGACATTAGCGATTAAGCGATCGCGGATTGTGGCTTTATTGCCATTTATCAATGCCGAAGGCTAAAAAGAATGAGTTTTGAGTGATGAGTTATGAGTTGAACTTTAAACTCCTAACTCCTAACTCTTAACTAAAAACTATTTAATTAAACTGTTCACTAAATAATTGCGAGGATTGTGGAGAAGGGGACGCTGGTTGAATTTAGGGTTCAAGGCGATCGCCGTCTGGGAGTGGTAGATCGCCCAGATGGAAAAACCCGTTGGTTTGTGGTAGATGAACGCGATCAATCCCACAGCCTCGCGCCTAGACAAATTACCTATACTGTTAACGGACAAACCTATAAGTCTTCTGAAATAGCCCGGTTTCTAGATTTGGTCAAGCCATATTTAGATCCATCGAGCTTGGAAGTGGCCTGGGAATTACTGGTTGAAGATGGGGAAACCATCACCCCATCCCAAATGGCGAATCTGCTATTTTCCGAATCAGACCCACCCCATTGTTACGCCGCCTATTGTTTGTTGTCAGATGATAAACTCTATTTCAAGCAAAAAGCCGACGCTTACGAACCGCGTACTGCGGCTCAAGTAGCAGAACGCAAACACCAGTTAGAAGTAGAGGCGCAAAAAGCCAAGGGACAGCAGGAATTTTTGGCTCGCGTCGAACAGGCGCTCAAGGGTGAAGGTGTAGAATGGCAACGGCAAGATCGCCAGCGATTAGAAGGACTGGAAAAATACGCAGCCCTACTGGCAGATATCGTGCGGATGGGGGTAAATTCCGACACTTTAGCTCGCTCCTGTCCTCCCCCAGCCCCAGTACTGGAAACCATGACCATCCTGGGGCGCACTGCTACCCCCCAAGGAGCCTTACAACTGTTAGTAGACTTGGGTTGGTGGGGTCCGCATGAAAACTTATTCCTGCGGCGTTCGTCAATTCCGGTTCAGTTTCCTAGTAAGGTATTAGAAGTGGCGCAACAGCGTTTGGATTCCCCCCCATCTAGCCCCGATACAGACCGCCTGGATCTGACGCACCTGAAGGTGTACACAATTGATGATGAAAGTACCACCGAAATCGATGATGGTATAAGTTGGGAATTACTCCCAGAAACACGGGAACGGGTGTGGGTGCATATAGCTGATCCCACCCGGTTATTAGTACCGGAAGATGACCTAGACCTAGAAGCGAGAAAGCGCGGTAGTACGGTTTATTTACCGACGGGAATGATACCCATGTTCCCGGAAGTATTGGCAACAGGACCCATGAGCCTATTACAGGGCAAAGTTTGTTACGCCCTCAGCTTTGGGATTATTTTAGATCAAACTGGGGCAGTAGAAGAGTACAGCATTCATCCCAGTTTAATTAAACCGACTTATCGCCTCACCTACGAAGATGTAGATGAGATGCTGGAATTAGTCCCAGAAGCTGAACCGGAAATTGAAGCGATCGCCAATTGGGCACACAAGCGCAAAGCTTGGCGCTACACCCAAGGCGCCATCAGCATCAATATGCCAGAAGCGATGATCAAAGTCAAAGGTGAGGAAATCAGCATTGATATTTTAGATGATTCCCGCTCCCGCCAACTCGTAGCCGAAATGATGATTCTGGCCGGGGAAGTAGCAGCGCGTTACGGTCAAACACATAACATTCCCCTTCCTTTCCGTGGTCAACCACAGCCAGAATTACCCCCAGACGAGGAATTACTCCAGCTACCAGCTGGATTCGTCCGCGCTTGCGCTATGCGTCGTTGTATGCCAAAAAGTGAAATGAGCATCACCCCTGTGCGTCATGCAGGTTTGGGTTTAAATACCTACACCCAGGCGACATCTCCCATCCGGCGTTACAGCGACTTGCTCACCCACTTTCAATTAAAAGCCCATTTGCGCGGCGAAGTTCTACCTTTTTCTGCAGAACAACTCAAAGAAGTGATGATGACCGTCACCAGTACCACCCAAGAACTGACAATGGTAGAACGGCAAACTAATAGATATTATGCACTAGAATATTTGCGCCGTCATCCAGAGAAAATTTGGGACGCCACAGTCTTAATGTGGCTACGCGAAGATAGCAACTTAGCACTAATTCTCTTAGAAGATTTGGGTTTACAATTACCAATGTCTTTTAAACGAACTGTCAATTTAGGTGAACATTTATTAGTGAAAGTGGGATTTTCCGACCCGCAAAAGGATATGATTCAATTTCAGGAAATAATTTACCAAGAAGCCCAATCAGCAGTGTCTTGAATTTAGCTCACGCAAAGGCGCATTCGCGAACGTAGAGAAGAAGGAAAGTTATAGGGTTCTTGCGTCCGTTTTATGGAAATTGCGGATTGATTATGATAAAACCCCTGTCCTGTAAGGTTTACAAAGAATTATGCTGAAGTTTTAAAGGAAATGCTCACATGATTTGGGTTTCAACTATTTTGAAGCAAAGGTTCCATAAAAGTGGCGAAAGAACCAGTTATATCATGTCCGGTTATATGACCGTAATAAAATATTCTGTAGAGACGTTACATGTAACGTCTCTACATTGCGGGTATTATGGGTAAGCTCCCGGACATGATATTATAGGTAATCTCAGACCGGTTCGGGAGTAACTCCTAACTCCTCACTCATTACTCATTACTCATTACTCCTCACTCATTACTCCTCACCCATTACTCATTACTCATTACTCATTACTCATTACTCCTCACTCATTACTCCTCACCCATTACTCATTACTCATTACTCATTACTCATTACTCCTCACTAGAGACATTGTTTTTGTTGTGATTTAATTTTTGCTTGAATTGTAGGCGGTAAACCAGGTATTACCTTAGCATAAAGACCTGCAAATTCTCGCATATAATGGGCTGTGACTGTAGGACTTTCAATTATTAAAAGTGTTTCATCGTTCCCATTATTGGCTGCTGCTGACCAATTATGAGAACCTGTAATTACTGTGTGATTATCAATTACAGCAAATTTGTGATGCAATAAATCACCTTTGGGTAGGTTTGGTACACCTACGGTGGTAATAGGATTTTTCCAAGGATGATTATCGACCTCATATTTACATTTATTACTCAGTGCAAATCCCATCATATCTAAAGCTTCGCTATAGGGACGATAGGCGAATTGCGGTTCAATTAAAGCGCGAATTTGTACATTTTGTTGATGGCTAGTTTCTAAAATATTAGCCAGACGTTGCTCAGAAAATACAAACAACGCCATATCTATAGATTTGCTTGCTGATGCTAAAGTTTTACCAATTAAACCATTACTGCTGTCACTCCAAGGTAGAGTTGGGGAACTAGGCGAAAACTGGACAGTAATTTTAGTTTCACCCAAAGTAATTGTTTTGGGTAAACGCTGCGGTTTTTTCACACCAAATAAACTATCTGGCTTACCTGCTGGTCCATCACCCCACATGATGTTAAACTCTTGTGTGAATAAAGCCGCTAATTCTGGGCTATTAATCTGCAATAAATTGTTGGCATTACCTAAACTGCGAGAATTTGTAAAATCGCCATAGGTATCGCTCAAAGTAAAATTAGCAGAAGTTATAATCACAAGGCGATTGTCTACAATCACAAATTTATGATGCATCAAACTGCTGCCTTGTGAGCCATCTGCTGTATCATCTAACCAGGGAATTTGAGCATTTTGGAGCATGGCTAACCCATCCCTTTGATTAATTTCCTCAAGGTTGAGTTGATTATCTTGATTTACGTCTACAAATTGGCGAAATTCGTTATAGCGTTCCCGTTCCCTTTTCGCTAACTTACTTACTTCTGGGGTTGTCCAATTACTCAAGGGGCGACTATAGTTATTTTCTAAGATTACTCTGACCTTAATCCCAGCTTTTTGTCTATCTATCAGTGCTTGAGCAATTTTCGGTAAGCGCAATTCTTGCACAGCCACATCTACGGTAGATTTAGCTTGGGAAATAGCATCGACAATCTGTTTTTCTAAATCATCCCCAAGTCGCGTTTTTTGGCGGTAAATTTCTTTGTATTCTGAAGACTCGGAATGGTTAAAGTAAGCTTGAACTAAAGGATCTTGCGGTAGGGGTGCGGGACGCAGATTATAAGACTCGACTCGTTGACAAGCAACGGTGGTAAATATCAGTAAAAAGATATAAGAAAAAGACCTTTGCCTAGTAAAAAGTTGCACAGTAATCTGCTAAAAGTAGATTGGGGGTGTACAGATTTATAATTCCCAAAATACCCAGTGCAAAACTTGCTTGTGTTCCCACTATTATCGATTATATGCAAATATATCTAGATTACAGTGCTACTACTCCCCCTCGCCCAGAAGCGATCGCCGCTATGCAAGCAGTCCTGACTCAACAGTGGGGCAATCCTTCTAGTTTACATGCCTGGGGAGAACGGGCAGCTACAATTGTGGAACAAGCCAGAATCCAAGTTGCAGGATTAATTAACGCCCCGGTTCCCGAATCGATTATCTTTACTTCTGGTGGTACTGAGGCAGATAATCTGGCAATTATGGGTGTTGCCCGATTATACCATGTGCCTCAACATATTATTATTTCAAGTGTTGAGCATTCGGCAATTTCTGAACCAGTGCAATTGTTACAAACATGGGGCTGGGATGTAACTTATCTGGCTGTGGATGCTAAGGGTGTAGTCAACCCTCAAGATTTAAAAGCCGCATTGCGTCATAACACCGTTTTGGTGTCTGTGATTTATGGTCAAAGTGAAGTCGGGACAGTACAACCAATTGCCGAACTCAGTAATATTGCTAGGGCACACGGTGCTTTATTCCATACAGATGCAGTGCAAGCGGTGGGACGCTTACCCATTGATGTGCAAAAATTACCTGTAGATTTATTGAGTTTATCCAGTCATAAATTATATGGTCCTCAAGGGGCTGGGGCGTTGTATGTGCGTCCTGGTGTGGAGTTATTACCCCTGCTGGGTGGGGGAGGACAAGAAAGAGGATTGCGTTCTGGGACTCAAGCTACACCCGCGATCGCCGGTTTTGGAGTCGCAGCAGAACTAGCAGTCCAAGAATTAGCGACGGAAACACCCCGGTTAATTCAGTTACGCGATCGCCTGTTTACCCAATTATCTGATATTCCCGGTTTGATTCCCACAGGCGATCGCTATCACCGCTTACCCCACCATGTCAGTTTCTGTCTAGAATACGCCGATGGGGAAAAACTCAGCGGTAAAACCTTGGTGCGACAATTAAACCTCGCTGGCATTGCCATCAGCGCCGGTTCTGCCTGTCACAGTGGTAAACTTAGTCCTAGTCCTATACTTTTAGCGATGGGCTATTCCCAAAAAGCGGCTTTGGGCGGGATTCGCATGACACTGGGGCGCGATACCACCCAATCTGATGTGGATTGGACGGCTATGGTATTAAAGCAGGTTTTACGGCGACTGACATCTTTAGTTGTTCGTTTATGGTGACGTACTCCACACACTCCCTTTCAGGTGAGTGTGGGCTTCTCAGCGACTCTTCTATGAAGACATTGACTGAGCTTTAAGACCGTGCGCCCCACGGTTCTTTGGTTAAGCCAAACAATTAGCTTTTATTTTAATAGGCTGCTTTTCAGCATTTAATTGGATTACACCTACTGGTTAAAATTATATCAAATATTTTGAAAAAAAAAACAAGAAAGTGTTCATTCCTCACCGACCAACATTGCTGATTTCGCTATGCTCAATTTCGCTCGTTGGTCAATTCGTCACTCACGCGCCATTCATCCCACGCTCATTCGAGTGAGCGTGGGGCTTCTGTCGGGAAAGCTAAAATAAATGAACCACAGATTTTTGGCATTTGACGCAGCCAATGCTGAAACAATGGAAGTAGAAACGACAGCACGATATAGATTATGTCTGAACTTCCGAAAAGTCTTGAAGATGCGATCGCCCAATCTCAAACAGCTACCCAAGCAGCCATTGCAGACGGTTTAAAACGCATACAGGTTGAGTTCCTGTTCCCAGAACTCAAAATTATGCCAGTAGCAGAGCAATTTTTGCCCCTGTTTGCAGAATATGATTCCCGTTTGAAAGTCTTCTTTGCTGATGCTGGTGGCGCCGCTCTCGCCCGTCGCGATTGGGCAGAGGCACCATTTACAATTTTGGATATCGGTACGGGTAGGGCTGCTTCCATAGCCTCCAAAATTCAGCCAGAGGATGGAATTTTTCTGTTTATTACTCCTACTTCCGTAGAAGTACCCCAATTAGAAAAGATCTGTCAAACAATTGGCGATCGCCCTATGGTTCTATTAAATCCCCGTTTAGAAGATTCCGGGATTGTAGGTATTGGTTACGCAGCTAGGCAAACCCGCCAGCGTTTCATTAGCACCATTGAACCATGCTACTACTTACGCCCCGTCGATGATCAAACTGCCGTCTTTCGCTGCTACCCTGGACTGTGGGAAGTTTGGGTAGAAGCCAACGGTGAGTATCAAAAAATTGCCGAATTACCTAAAAGACCATCTGGTGATGAACTAGATTTAATTCTGATGAAAGGACAACCGCAAACCGCAACAGGCGCCGCACCGGCGAAAAAGCCCAGTGTGTTCAAGAGTTTGCAACGTTTCTTAAAGGCGTTGAGTAGTTAGGAGTTGGGGATTGGGGATTGGGGATTGGGGATTGGGGATTGGGAGTAATCTCAAGCGTCTCAACTATTTACAGCCAACAAGCGAGAAGTTGTCAGACGAGCCATCCACTTTTCTAAATAGAGTTGGTTAGCTTTTTGCTCAGATGGGTCTTCACTATCCAAAGAATAAGGCATCAGTCCCAAAATTGCTGCAGTCGTCACACAAAACATGGATTTTTGGAAACTCATGCAAATTTGTACTCGCAAATCATCTTCTCCCCTGGGACTGCGACGATAAATATCATGTAAATATTCTGGGAGATAATGGCGCATATCTTGCATCAGCAAGGTAGGAGGTATACCCGCACCACCAATGGGTAAAGGATCTGCATATAATGCACCATACTGAAATCGAGCTTGATCCGGTGGGATTTCGTATGCTTGGGCGTTGTATGTAACTGTACCTGCGAAAGGGGTTCCCCGAAAGAAAACTGCTTCTACATAAGGTAAACCCGTATCTGCAAGGAAAGTCAAACCGATATTTTTGGGAATAATTTCATACACTTTACCGTTAATTTTTACATCGTAGGTAATTGGCTTTAATGCATTAGCTACCAACGCCGATTTAATATGGTCTACAACTTGGGGAATGGATTTAATTTCGCCATTGTCATAACGGTCAGATAAACTGAGGAACATATCCGCCATCACCCGCCAAAATTGACCCAAACCACTGTAGTAAACAGAAACTCGTAACTGTTCAATTAAGAAGTCGGGGAACAGTTGATTTATTCCCAAAAATAGAGGATTATTTTTTAACTTTGCGGCAATTACCGCTTGCGCTCTTACTTCAAATTCCTTGGTATCCAAATATGTATCAAGTCCCCCGCCACCGTGCCACATCATTGCTTTCATACAATATTCGGCATATTCAAAATTGATTCTATCATGCCACCAGTGACGCAGTAACTTTGTCCAAGAAAATTCACCATTAAAGTATTTAAAGAACGGAAAAAATACTAAAAATTGGTTTTCAGCAATATAGTTTAGATTGTTCGAGTAGGCATCAATAACTACGCCATAGCTTTTGAGAATGCCAACTACTTCCAGGACGTTTTCTGGACTATCAGCCAGCAGTGCTTCACCTGTTTGCAGGCGTTTGATATACTCAGCTAAGGGATTATTATTAGGCTTGTTTTTAATAGTTACCATGATTATTTCTCCTGAACAGTAAAAATATTTTTAGTCATTTGTCATTTGTTATTTGTCATTTGTCATTTGTCATTTGTCATTTGTCATTTGTCATTTGTCATTTGTCATTTGTCATTACTCCTTACTCCTTACTCCTTACTCCTTACTCCTTACTCATTACTCATTACTCATTACTCATTACTCATTACTCATTACTCATTACTCATTACTCCTTACTCCTTACTCATTTGTCATTTGTCCTCCAATCCCCAATCCCCAACTGTTAATTTTTACTTTTTACCTTATTCAAAGACACCGTTGCTAATACATTTTGTGTACTCACCATTGATGTAATTGTTGGTTCAGTCCAGCGAGATAACCAAGCAGGTTGGATACCAAAAATGATAATTAGCACAGCTAAAATGAAAGATGGAATGCGATCGCTCCAATATAAACGCGGTAAATTCATCACTTGTTCAGATAAGCGACCAAAAAATGCACGGTTGACCAGAATCAAGAAGTAAACAGCAGTTAATCCTGTACCAATCATACAGAGCAAGGTCTGCACGGGAAAAACTGGGAAACTACCCCGAAAAATGACAAATTCTGAAATAAACCCGACCATTCCAGGGATACCAGCACTAGCCATAACTCCCAACACCATCAATGTGCCAATTACAGGCATACCTCGTTCTGGGTTGAGCAGTCCTCTGATAACATCTAAATTGCGGCTACCTGCTTTTTTATACACAACTCCCACCAGCAAGAACAGTAAGGCGGAAATCAAGCCGTGGCTAACCATTTGCATCACAGTGCCCAACACGCTTAAAGGTGTAGCAGCGGCTGCAGCTAAAAGCACATATCCCATGTGTCCAATAGAGCTGTATGCTACCATTTTCTTCATATCTTTTTGGGCGATCGCACAGGATGCACCATACAGCACACTCACCACCGCCCAACTCGCTAACCAGGGAGCGATATAACTCCAAGCGTCTGGTAACAAATTCATTCCAAACCGCAATAAGCCGTAGGTTCCCAATTTCAACAGCACCCCAGCCAACAGCACAGAAATTGGTGTCGAAGCTTCGACGTGAGCATCGGGTAACCAAGTATGAAAGGGAACCAAAGGAATTTTAATGCCAAAACCGATTAAAATTCCTCCTAATAGCAATAGTTGTGTTGCTAAAGGTAGAGATTTAGCATTTAAAGTTGCTAGGGCAAAAGTAGAAGAACCACTCAGCCACACCATACCAAGGAAACTTGCCAAAATCAAAATTCCCGAAACAGCAGTATAAATCAGGAATTTTGTAGCAGCATAACCCCGCTTTTCACCACCCCAAATTGCAATCAACAGATACAGGGGAATCAGTTCAAGCTCGTAAAACAGGAAAAATAATAGTAAATCCTGTGCCAGAAAAGCTCCAGTCACCCCAGCACTGAGCAGCAATATCAAAGAGTAATAAAATCTAGGACGTTGTAGCGATGTATCACTACTGTAAATCGCAATACAAGTTAGCAATCCTTGCAAAAGCAGCAAAGGCAAAGACAAACCATCTATTCCCAGGCTATAGCTTAAACCTAAAGCATCTACCCAGGGAAGGAATTCTGTAAACTGTTGATTAACTTCCCCTGGATTAAATTGAGCAGCTAAGACAATAGTCAGCAAGAAAGTGATACCAGCAGATGTCAAAGCCAACCCACGGGAGACTTTATCACTCATCCCAGGGGGGAAAAAACCGATTAAAGCGGCACCGAACAACGGCACTAAAATTAACGCACTCAGCATAAAATGGGGATGTGAGGGGATGGGGAGTAGTGACAAATAACAAATTCTAAAAAGGTAATTTATCTAGTAGCCCTAATGACCAGCTAATGAAAAAACCCAGTACGCTGATGACGACTAGGATTGTCAACATATAGCCCTGAGATTGCCCTGAAATACTGTACTTTAATGTTTGTCCACTAAAAATTGCGGCAAACCCAACCAAGTTTACTAGACCATCAATCAAATAGCGATCGCTCCAAGCTGAAACTTTCGACAGCAAGGCTACGGCACTTACTACTGTGACTCGATAAACGCGATCAATGTAAAAATCATAACCTAATAAGTCCTGCACAAATCGCCATGCCAGAATTCTCGATCTTGACCAGGCTTTGTGTAGATACATTGTGGTACCGATACATACCCCAAGTACTGTAGAAAACAGCAAGGTTAATAACACATACCAATCAAGACTTTCCCAATCGGGTAGTAAGTACCATTGCTGTAGCATCAGGGGTAATAGTAGGGTGACAATGGTCAGAGATACCATAGGAAATGCCATTTGCCAACCGACTTCTGGGGCGCGGCGGGTTTTCTGTTGCGGTGTACCCCAAAATATATATCGGAATATCCGTGTTAAATTTAATGCGGTCAAACCGTTGACTAATACCAGGACTGCGATTACCCAAGGGGTAATGTGTACTAAGCCGTCAGCCCAGGCTAGCATTGCCCAAAAGCTTCCCAGTGGTAGCAGTGTCACCATTCCCGCAGAACCAACGATAAAGGCGGTGGTAGTTGCTGGCATTCTTGACCATAAACCCCCCATTTCGGTTAAATTTTGGGTGTGGGTAGTGTAAATGATTGAACCAGAACTCATGAATAATAGTGCTTTGGCGATCGCATGGGTTAACAACAACATTAAGGCTACACCCCCTTGCTCTAACCCCATTGCCAAAAAGACCAACCCCATGTATGCACTGGTGGAATGAGATAATGCCCGTTTAATGTCAATTTGTGCTAAAGACACTAAAGAGGCACCAATTGCTGTCAGTGTTCCCATGATTACTAAGGCATTCAAAGTAACTGGGGACAGCACTAATAATGGCTGTAGTTTATACAACACATAAGCACCACCAGCTACCACCAGTGAGTTCCTCATGAT
The Gloeotrichia echinulata CP02 DNA segment above includes these coding regions:
- a CDS encoding DUF1995 family protein — encoded protein: MSELPKSLEDAIAQSQTATQAAIADGLKRIQVEFLFPELKIMPVAEQFLPLFAEYDSRLKVFFADAGGAALARRDWAEAPFTILDIGTGRAASIASKIQPEDGIFLFITPTSVEVPQLEKICQTIGDRPMVLLNPRLEDSGIVGIGYAARQTRQRFISTIEPCYYLRPVDDQTAVFRCYPGLWEVWVEANGEYQKIAELPKRPSGDELDLILMKGQPQTATGAAPAKKPSVFKSLQRFLKALSS
- a CDS encoding CO2 hydration protein, producing MVTIKNKPNNNPLAEYIKRLQTGEALLADSPENVLEVVGILKSYGVVIDAYSNNLNYIAENQFLVFFPFFKYFNGEFSWTKLLRHWWHDRINFEYAEYCMKAMMWHGGGGLDTYLDTKEFEVRAQAVIAAKLKNNPLFLGINQLFPDFLIEQLRVSVYYSGLGQFWRVMADMFLSLSDRYDNGEIKSIPQVVDHIKSALVANALKPITYDVKINGKVYEIIPKNIGLTFLADTGLPYVEAVFFRGTPFAGTVTYNAQAYEIPPDQARFQYGALYADPLPIGGAGIPPTLLMQDMRHYLPEYLHDIYRRSPRGEDDLRVQICMSFQKSMFCVTTAAILGLMPYSLDSEDPSEQKANQLYLEKWMARLTTSRLLAVNS
- a CDS encoding NADH-quinone oxidoreductase subunit M — encoded protein: MLSALILVPLFGAALIGFFPPGMSDKVSRGLALTSAGITFLLTIVLAAQFNPGEVNQQFTEFLPWVDALGLSYSLGIDGLSLPLLLLQGLLTCIAIYSSDTSLQRPRFYYSLILLLSAGVTGAFLAQDLLLFFLFYELELIPLYLLIAIWGGEKRGYAATKFLIYTAVSGILILASFLGMVWLSGSSTFALATLNAKSLPLATQLLLLGGILIGFGIKIPLVPFHTWLPDAHVEASTPISVLLAGVLLKLGTYGLLRFGMNLLPDAWSYIAPWLASWAVVSVLYGASCAIAQKDMKKMVAYSSIGHMGYVLLAAAAATPLSVLGTVMQMVSHGLISALLFLLVGVVYKKAGSRNLDVIRGLLNPERGMPVIGTLMVLGVMASAGIPGMVGFISEFVIFRGSFPVFPVQTLLCMIGTGLTAVYFLILVNRAFFGRLSEQVMNLPRLYWSDRIPSFILAVLIIIFGIQPAWLSRWTEPTITSMVSTQNVLATVSLNKVKSKN
- a CDS encoding NAD(P)H-quinone oxidoreductase subunit F encodes the protein MNHLLYTTSWLVPFYGLIGAILTIPWAIGIIRRTGPRPAAYFNILTTILAFAHSLFVFKDIWDREQETLLITWFKVADLDLSFALEISPVSIGATVLISGLSFLAQIYALGYMEKDWALARFFGLIGFFEAALSGLAISDSLFLSYALLEVLTLSTYLLVGFWYAQPLVVTAARDAFWTKRVGDLLLLMAVVTLSTWTGSLNFSDLSEWAQTANLDPVRSALLGLALIAGPAGKCAQFPLHLWLDEAMEGPNPASIMRNSLVVAGGAYVLYKLQPLLVLSPVTLNALVIMGTLTAIGASLVSLAQIDIKRALSHSTSAYMGLVFLAMGLEQGGVALMLLLTHAIAKALLFMSSGSIIYTTHTQNLTEMGGLWSRMPATTTAFIVGSAGMVTLLPLGSFWAMLAWADGLVHITPWVIAVLVLVNGLTALNLTRIFRYIFWGTPQQKTRRAPEVGWQMAFPMVSLTIVTLLLPLMLQQWYLLPDWESLDWYVLLTLLFSTVLGVCIGTTMYLHKAWSRSRILAWRFVQDLLGYDFYIDRVYRVTVVSAVALLSKVSAWSDRYLIDGLVNLVGFAAIFSGQTLKYSISGQSQGYMLTILVVISVLGFFISWSLGLLDKLPF